Sequence from the Nitrincola iocasae genome:
AGGTCAGCTTCGCGTCGAGCCAGCAATGAGCGCAATTTGGCGTGAGATTCCGCCAACTGACACTCTGTTATAACCTGTTCAGTAATGTCATGACCAATAGATAACGCCCCAGTAATCGTGCCATTAACATCCCGTTCGGCAACAAATCTGACTTGGTAAGTTCTTCTTTTGCCGTTGTAGCCGGGTACTTCAGATTCGATTTGCTCGGATTGGCCGCTTGTGATCACCCGTAGCATTGCTGCCTGGTAAATTTTAATACTGACAAGATCAGGAAATATTTCACAAGGGGTTTTTCCTAATACATCCTCAATAGTTAGGGAAAATAAGCGCAAAAAATTAAGATTGCAGTACATGATCTGACCAAAACTGTTATAACGGATAACATTGTCGGGCAGATTTTCGACAAGCGAGCGGTATTGGATCTCACTGGTGCGCAGCTCATTGTTCAATACTTCTAACTGTGCGGTACGTACACGCACACGCTGTCCCAGTTCGCTATTCATTCGACAAATTTCTTCCTCCGCCCGGATACGCTCACTAATATCACGCGATAACACCAAAAAATGGGGCTCACCATTTGTGCTGCCTGGGCATTGGGATACGGATAGTTCGAACCAACTTGGTCCTGTAGGTAGATCAATCAAGATTCGCTTACCAAAAGATGTTGAAACTGTACTTGCTTCGGCTAGTGCACTCATTACAGTAGTTGCAGCTTCAGGTGATAGCACTTCACCAACAGTTTTTCCTAATAGACCTTCTCTTTGAGCAGCTAGGTCCTCCTGAAAACAGGTCCAGATATTCAGGTACCGGCCATACTGATCTAGTTCAACTAACAGGTCAGGAATAGCGTTGATAACCCCTTCTGTAAATTTCAACGCCCGGTTAAGAGATTCTGTGCGCTCGGTGACCAGTTCTTCCAGATGTTCCCGGTACTGGTGTAGTTCAGCCTGAGTCTGCTTTCGTTTGCTGATATCACGCACTAAACCCAGAATGTTATTACTACTGTTGTTCTCAAAATAGTAGGCAGTGACTTCTACCGGAAATATTTCACCTGAGCGAGTAATGTGCTGAGTCTCAAAAGTCACCTCCCCCTCTTCTCGTATCTTATCCCAGTATGTAATCCACTCCTTCCCTTGAAGACCTACTGGCCAATTCAGGTCGATATCTTTCAGATTCATCTTAAGTAACTCCTCTTGCGTATAGCCGAGGCGGTTACAGACTGCTTGATTGATGTAGTGAATCTGACCTGCTTCATCAACCAAAAAAGTGGCTTCATGGATTCGTTCTAGTACGAATCTTTTTAATGCAAGCTGTGCCGCTGCGTGGCTGGGAAGTCTGGCCTCAGCATGTAACTGCTGTTTGCTGTTGCTGAGCTCTGGCCTGCAGGCTTTCAGTTGGGCATTGCGATTATTCAATTCACGCCGAGCAGCGGTAAGTTCTATGTGTGTGGTTAGGCGCAAGGTGATTTCATCGAGACATATGGGTGTAGTGATGTAGTCAATGCAACCTGCGGTAAAACACTTTGTTTTGTATTCGTTGATGGTTGCTTCAGGGATCATGAATATGATCGGGATATCACGGGTTTGTGTGTCAGACTTGAAATATCGACAAACCTCGATGCTGTCTTCACCGGGGATGATCAGGTTGACCAGGATCAGGTCTGGGCATATCTGGTGAGCAAGATACAAGGCTTTTTTCCCATTTGCTGTTGTCACTACTCGATAGCCATGGGATTCGAGGGCATTAATAACCTCTGTAATTTTGGTAGGCGTATCGTCGACGACCAAAATTATTGGGCGATAAAGTTCTGAATTCATTTGCATATCATTCCACAAGGGGGACCTTCGCTTGGAACTTTTACTATCGAATAGTATTAGATGCAAACGCTTTGGACAGGTAGCGTGGTGTTTACACTATTCCTTAATACTTATGTAAGCATAAAACTATATGTACATCATATTTCCTTATATCTGAATCAGGTTTTTCTGATTCACGGCATCTATCCTGATCGTTGATCATAGTTAAATGAAATGAGCAGTGTCCCCTGATGGCTACCTCATATGACTGATGCAGTGGAAGTGTGAAGGAACATGTGGCTGAGATGATTGATGAGCAGGCTTTGAAAATAACGGGTGGTACAAAGGCCCAAGCGCGGATCATCCGGTGTGTAGTCGTTGCAACCCTGACGGTAGCAGCAATGGGTGCTGTAGCTGTGTTGATGGCCGGTGGCTTAGGTCTGTTGCAACTAGTATATGCTGCATTTTTACTGGGGATTGGTGGGGTGATGACAGCTTGGTCTATTCATCAGTGCACCCGGACCTTCGACAATTATCGGCGCGAAATTCATCATATGCTTGATCGGGAGTGTGAGCAGACCCAATTAAATTGTGAGAACGGCCTAAGCCAGCTGTGCATTGGTGTACTACCCGTCTGGTCGGGGCAGGTCGAAATTGCGCGCGTCCATACCGAAGAATCTGTTACAGATCTTGCCAATCGTTTCGTCGGACTTTCGCAACGGATCGAAGAAACTACAGCGGCATCCCAGGCTTCCGATAGGACTGGTCTGGTTGCGCTACTCAATGAGAGCCAGGTTGAACTTAATTCAATAATCCGCTCACTGCGTGCGACACTGGATGAAAAAGAAAAGCTCCTGACAGAGATAGCTGAGCTAGCCAGCAAAACGGATGAACTGAAAAAAATGGCTGACAGTGTTGCTGTTATTGCGGGACAAACCAATCTGCTCGCACTTAACGCCGCTATTGAGGCCGCTCGCGCGGGTGAAGCCGGGCGAGGTTTTGCTGTGGTTGCGGACGAAGTGCGTTCCCTATCAGTCTTATCGGGAAATACCGGTAAGAGCATTGGTAACACGGTAGCGGCTGTCAATAATGCCATTGCCAACACGCTGAAAATATCCAAGCTTTCAACTGAACGTGATAGTGCAATGTTAGCTGAATCCGAAGACCTGATTGGCTCCATCCTTGAACGTTTCCATCGGGTTACAGATGAATTGGCTAGTTCGACTGATGCGCTTTACTCTGAGAGTAAAGCGGTCGGTTCGCAGATAGGCCATGTGCTTGTCTCCCTGCAATTCCAGGACCGTGTCAGTCAGATCATGAACCATGTCAGTCAGGATATGGGCAAGCTTCAGCTTGAACTCAGTGCACGTAGAGAAAAAATGAACGCTGGTGAGCGTCCCGAGCCCATGAATGTTGATAACTGGTTGATCGAGCTCGGCCGCACCTATACCACCCCGGAGCAACATGCACTGCATGATGACACGCAACAGAGTTGCTCCGACGACGCTGAAATTACCTTTTTTTGAATACAGGAATGTCTCATGGCAAAAACCATATTAATCGTTGATGACTCCGCCTCTATCCGACAGGTCGTTGCCATTACCCTTAAAGGCGCAGGCTATGATGTGGTTGAGGCTTGCGATGGTAAAGATGCACTGAGCAAATTGGATGGCCGCAAAATCCATCTGATTATCAGCGATGTGAACATGCCGAATATGGATGGCATCACTTTCGTGAAACAGATGAAAATCCTACCCGCTTATAAGTTCACGCCGGTGATTATGCTTACCACAGAAGCTGGCGCTGACAAGAAGGCTGAAGGCCAATCCGCTGGTGCTAAGGCCTGGGTGGTCAAGCCTTTCCAGCCGACGCAGATGCTGACAGCGGTTTCCAAGCTGATAATGCCCTGAGGGAATAATATGGATATTCAGATTCAACTAGATGAACAGGGCCGCTGTCTCGCATTTTTGAGTGGTGAATTCAGCATTTACCATGCCGCTGATATGAAAGCAAAACTACTCGAGGCGCTCAATCTCTGCACCGAAATGGAGCTGAATCTTGCTGATGTGAGCGAGATCGATACGGCTGGGCTGCAACTTCTGGTGATGGTCGAACAGGAGGCGCTGCGTACTGACAAGCGCTTGCACCTAACTGAACATAGTGCGGCGGTGGTAGATATCATGCAGCTATATGATCTTACTGGCTATTTTGGTGATCCGGTGCTGATCAAATCCAAGACATCCTGACCCAAGGAAACCGCCATGAATATGGACGAAGTGCTGCAGACTTTCATCGCAGAAAGCCGTGAGCTACTACAACAGATGGAAGATTCGTTGCTGTCTCTGGAGCAGAGTAACGACGATCCGGAAATCATCAACGCGATCTTTCGTGCAGCGCATACGATCAAAGGCTCTGCGGGACTGTTTGGGCTGGATCATGTCGTTGCTTTCACCCACGTTGCCGAGAGTGTACTTGATCGAGTACGTGATGGTGAACTCTCTATTAATGATGACCTATCAGCACTGATGTTGACAGTCTGTGATCATATCGGTGTGCTGATCGAACTGATTGCAGCTGGCGAATCTATGGATGATGCCACCGCGCAACATGGCGCTCAGCTTGTCGAACAATTGCAAAGTTATCTTGTTGAAAAAGAACAGGATAAAACTGGCGAGGATGAAAAGCATCACGTGCCATTGGCAATTGCTGAGGACTCGAATACAAACTCCTTTGTCCGTTTTGTTGATGACACGGCTGAGACTGATAACTGGCATATCTCTTTGAGATTTGGCGCTGATGTGCTTCGTAATGGCATGGACCCAGCCTCGTTCATTCGCTACCTCGGTACCTTCGGCCGCATTGTTCGCATTGTTACGCTGCTTGACCGCCTTCCAGATGCAACGGCGATGGATCCAGAGACCAATTACCTTGGATTTGAGGTCGCCTTTAATAGCGAGACCGACAAGGCCGAAATTGAGAGTGTGTTTGATTTTGTCCGCGATGATTGTGAGATACGTATCCTGCCGCCGCACAGCAAAATTATTAAATACCAGAGCCTTATCCGCGACCTGCCTGAGGAGGAGATGCGTCTGGGCGAAATTCTGATTCGCTGTGGCACGCTCACCCAGATTGAGCTGGATAGTGTCCTTGTAACACAGGCGAAGGACAAGGGCCAAAGTCTACGGCCTATTGGTGAGGTGTTGGTTGAGGAGCATCTGGTGCGGCCAGCCGTGGTCGAAGCGGCACTGGAAAAGCAAAAGCAGGTGAAGGAAAAACGCGGCGGTGATGCCGGTCTTATCCGTGTCGACGCGGCCAAGCTTGACCAACTGATCAACCTGATTGGTGAGCTCATTATTGCCGGTGCCGGTGCCAGTCTTATCGCCGAAAAGGCCGGTATGGCTGAACTTAATGAAGCCAACGAGACCATGACGCGCCTGGTTGAAGAGGTTCGTGATTCTGCGCTCACACTGCGGATGGTGCAGATCGGTGGCACTTTCAATCGCTTCCAGCGTGTGGTGCATGATGTATCTAAAGAGCTTGGTAAGGATATCCGCCTGGAAATTAGCGGTGGCGAGACTGAGCTGGATAAAACCTTGATAGAAAAAATTGGTGACCCGCTGATGCACCTGGTACGCAATTCCATGGATCATGGCATCGAGTCGGCCGAGGTTCGGCTGGCAAAGGGGAAGCCCACGCAGGGTAAGGTACGTCTCAACGCCTGTCATGATGCTGGCAGCATTGTGATAGAGGTCTCTGACGATGGTGCAGGCCTTGATCGTGATCGAATCTTCACCAAGGCCGTTGATAAGGGTTTGATTAGTGCCGATGCTGTGCTTTCCGACAAGGAAATCTACAACCTTATCTTTGAACCAGGTTTCTCCACCGTCGACCAGGTCAGCAATCTGTCCGGCCGTGGTGTCGGCATGGATGTAGTGCGTCGCAATATTCAGGCCCTGCGTGGCTCTGTTGAACTTGATAGTGAACCGGGTAACGGCTCAAAGGTGCGCATCCGTCTGCCCCTCACGCTGGCCATTATCGATGGTTTTCTGATCGGGGTTGGTGACGCTTCCTATGTTGTGCCACTGGACATGGTGGTTGAGTGTATCGAACTTGATCACGCGCAGCAGGACACCCGCTCTGGTCATTATATCAACCTGCGCGGTGAGGTATTGCCTTATGTCCGTCTGCGCGATCAGTTCGACATTAATGGCGAACCCAGC
This genomic interval carries:
- a CDS encoding response regulator — translated: MAKTILIVDDSASIRQVVAITLKGAGYDVVEACDGKDALSKLDGRKIHLIISDVNMPNMDGITFVKQMKILPAYKFTPVIMLTTEAGADKKAEGQSAGAKAWVVKPFQPTQMLTAVSKLIMP
- a CDS encoding PAS domain S-box protein; translated protein: MNSELYRPIILVVDDTPTKITEVINALESHGYRVVTTANGKKALYLAHQICPDLILVNLIIPGEDSIEVCRYFKSDTQTRDIPIIFMIPEATINEYKTKCFTAGCIDYITTPICLDEITLRLTTHIELTAARRELNNRNAQLKACRPELSNSKQQLHAEARLPSHAAAQLALKRFVLERIHEATFLVDEAGQIHYINQAVCNRLGYTQEELLKMNLKDIDLNWPVGLQGKEWITYWDKIREEGEVTFETQHITRSGEIFPVEVTAYYFENNSSNNILGLVRDISKRKQTQAELHQYREHLEELVTERTESLNRALKFTEGVINAIPDLLVELDQYGRYLNIWTCFQEDLAAQREGLLGKTVGEVLSPEAATTVMSALAEASTVSTSFGKRILIDLPTGPSWFELSVSQCPGSTNGEPHFLVLSRDISERIRAEEEICRMNSELGQRVRVRTAQLEVLNNELRTSEIQYRSLVENLPDNVIRYNSFGQIMYCNLNFLRLFSLTIEDVLGKTPCEIFPDLVSIKIYQAAMLRVITSGQSEQIESEVPGYNGKRRTYQVRFVAERDVNGTITGALSIGHDITEQVITECQLAESHAKLRSLLARREADLDEERRRIAREMHDELGQLLNALKLGISTLKMQFGQEFPALETKVNDLLTLADQAIRSVRTVSTQLRPPALDMGIIPALQWLADEFQQLSGVTCQLRLPYFLYNINELCAMTLFRSVQEALTNAARHADASHVQINLNRQSDGTYFLKICDDGIGFDPTNIPPGHFGLIGMRERINSLGGTLEIDSDLGTGTCIHIYLPDQGGSEVCEL
- a CDS encoding chemotaxis protein CheA, translated to MNMDEVLQTFIAESRELLQQMEDSLLSLEQSNDDPEIINAIFRAAHTIKGSAGLFGLDHVVAFTHVAESVLDRVRDGELSINDDLSALMLTVCDHIGVLIELIAAGESMDDATAQHGAQLVEQLQSYLVEKEQDKTGEDEKHHVPLAIAEDSNTNSFVRFVDDTAETDNWHISLRFGADVLRNGMDPASFIRYLGTFGRIVRIVTLLDRLPDATAMDPETNYLGFEVAFNSETDKAEIESVFDFVRDDCEIRILPPHSKIIKYQSLIRDLPEEEMRLGEILIRCGTLTQIELDSVLVTQAKDKGQSLRPIGEVLVEEHLVRPAVVEAALEKQKQVKEKRGGDAGLIRVDAAKLDQLINLIGELIIAGAGASLIAEKAGMAELNEANETMTRLVEEVRDSALTLRMVQIGGTFNRFQRVVHDVSKELGKDIRLEISGGETELDKTLIEKIGDPLMHLVRNSMDHGIESAEVRLAKGKPTQGKVRLNACHDAGSIVIEVSDDGAGLDRDRIFTKAVDKGLISADAVLSDKEIYNLIFEPGFSTVDQVSNLSGRGVGMDVVRRNIQALRGSVELDSEPGNGSKVRIRLPLTLAIIDGFLIGVGDASYVVPLDMVVECIELDHAQQDTRSGHYINLRGEVLPYVRLRDQFDINGEPSRRENIVVVNYAGHKAGLVVDRLMGEFQTVIKPLGKVFSVVRGIGGFTILGSGEVALILDVAGLIRQVTSGEERSAGQLATIE
- a CDS encoding methyl-accepting chemotaxis protein translates to MKEHVAEMIDEQALKITGGTKAQARIIRCVVVATLTVAAMGAVAVLMAGGLGLLQLVYAAFLLGIGGVMTAWSIHQCTRTFDNYRREIHHMLDRECEQTQLNCENGLSQLCIGVLPVWSGQVEIARVHTEESVTDLANRFVGLSQRIEETTAASQASDRTGLVALLNESQVELNSIIRSLRATLDEKEKLLTEIAELASKTDELKKMADSVAVIAGQTNLLALNAAIEAARAGEAGRGFAVVADEVRSLSVLSGNTGKSIGNTVAAVNNAIANTLKISKLSTERDSAMLAESEDLIGSILERFHRVTDELASSTDALYSESKAVGSQIGHVLVSLQFQDRVSQIMNHVSQDMGKLQLELSARREKMNAGERPEPMNVDNWLIELGRTYTTPEQHALHDDTQQSCSDDAEITFF
- a CDS encoding STAS domain-containing protein; translation: MDIQIQLDEQGRCLAFLSGEFSIYHAADMKAKLLEALNLCTEMELNLADVSEIDTAGLQLLVMVEQEALRTDKRLHLTEHSAAVVDIMQLYDLTGYFGDPVLIKSKTS